Below is a genomic region from Rosa chinensis cultivar Old Blush chromosome 5, RchiOBHm-V2, whole genome shotgun sequence.
AATAAATCTTGTTCAATGttattgtttttattgtgtAAATGTAAGAATAAAATCTAATAAAAATATGTAAAATTAATTGACCTAGTCTGAAATAGAAATGAATCTACTCACGTGGAACtttctttttccaaattttttggtatatgattatattttttcactttatttttttttcatagttgttgaagaatgttgatatttagtgtgccttgtcaaactaggattagttctatagttgtaataggagagatttCCAACTCCGagttagaataggaatccttgtactccaagattatgtattttgtaatccctatatatgataggagcataatgtGCGACATTTATATTAATACTTCCTTGAATTTGTCACACTATTTCTCTTAATATAAAGTATTaatgtttgttttattgttttagaTTCCTGTAgagtaaaggagaaaagacgcatGAAAGGCGAAATCAGGAAATCTgactgtgcagatcagtcaactttgACAGAGAACTGAGAGCAGCTCAGAACGAACCAGATAATGATCTTTGTATATTTGGAAAGCTTCAGATGTTTAGTTTCCACAGCTTTTTACGGTTCGTTGATATCATTTTtgtagaagaagttatggccaattTAGTACAGAAAAGTCAAGCTGTGCGTGAATCTGATTTTTGACGGGAATTTATATTTACATGAATACTCTAGAGTTTAGGACGTCCAAAGGCTTCCCCAGTCATACTTGGATACGAATTGGAGATGATGACTCAATCTTGATGACATGGAATTATTTTATTGGCttgaaagtaattaaattgtgCACCAATCGAAGGAAACCTCAAGCAAATTACAAGCAGagttgaagaaggaaactagGGTTGTGTATCCCCTATATAAAGAGCCTCTGCAACATAATGAAAAGGACCGCACCCTTCACCTTCACcttcaccttctcttctatctctctttctttttccacTACCAccatatgtttctttttctctatttttattatACTATGACAATGTATAACTAAATTACTTTTGTTAGGGGTGTTTgactccaaaaccagtctggttgcaaacagtctcttttgagtgtgTGCAGGCGTCCCAGCACTGTGGGATGCAGTTGTCAGAGAATTCCTTGGATGAGAAGAGCACcgacctcgtcacagggttcttttctctgcctttcgGAAAATGACTTATTGCCTTACGAATAaagacttgtgttgtgatctcttcgcatcaccgaatcgatactcaatgttgtaggttgagcagagcaatcaccgagAAATCTGGAGAAAGCACGAGTTcactaaagcgtatctttagcttcgcttgGTTGCCAGGGCGTTACCCTTGTTTCGCTGGGTTTGCAACTAAGTTGCAGGCAGGGTTCGAAAAATTGACCTAGGTGGCCGCATATCCGTCCCGATTCTCCCCTAGTCGAGAGAGCTGGGCGCTGGGAGTAAAGTCGGCTGCCTAAGAGGGGCTGGGCAGCTCTGGGCTGTCGGCGCCTACGCGCGTtctgtaatttttattttttttcttaaaatctGTTATTTGTTAAACTGAAGTACTGAACTCAAACTCTCAGCCTCAACTCTCGACTCAAAACCTAAACTCGAACTCTCAAGTCTCGACGAAATCCGAACGCCGCTCCCTCGTCCCTCAGACTCTCAGTGTCTCTCTGAGTCTCCAGCTAGCTCTCTAGCTGTCCAGCTCACCGGTAAATCGAATTTGTGTGTTTGTGTTTTAgtctaatttcaatttctagggtttcaatctcataatttctgggttcgatttcttTTCAGGGCTTTCAAGGTTAGATTTTGGGTTCGATTTATGGGTTCAATGCTTCTAGCTCGGTGATTCTTCAAGGATGAAGACTGGTGATTCTTCAAGCtccatttctgggttcgatttctagctttctgggttcaaggcttcaagctCGAATCTTGAAGCTCGATTCTTGAATATTGATTCTTGAAGCTCGATTCTTCAAGCTCTATTTGCATAGCTCGCCAGCCCCAATTCTTGAATCTTCAATTTCTGGGTAAGTTGCTGCCTTGGTTAGTTGCTTTTGGTTCGAATAATGCTTGGTTGAATATTGAATATTGCTTTTGGTTGGAATGTTGGATTGAATGATTATTGAATATGCTTGATGCTGCCTTGGTTAGTTACTGTTGGTTCGAATAATGCTTGGTTGGAATGTTGGATTGAATGATTATTGAATATGCTTGATGCTGCCTTGGTTAGTTACTGTTGGTTCGAATAATGCTTGGTTGGAATGTTGGATTGAATGATTATTGAATATGCTTGATGCTGCCTTGATTAGTTACTGTTGGTTCGAATAATGCTTAGTTGGAATGTTGCTTGATGAATATTGAATTAGATATATTTAGACTTTGAATTGCAGATTTGGATTTGGTTActaaattgcagatttgcaggtTGTTTTGTAGTTGTTTTAGGCTCTATTTTGTAGAAGCAGTTGTTTTAGGCTCTGTTTTGCAGAAGCAGATCTGTGTTGGTTTTGCTGCTTTTGCATAAGCAGTTCTGTGTTGGTCCTGTTGGACAATTGTTTTAGGATCTGTTTTGCAGTTTTGGTAAATTGAATTGCAGGTTGTTTTAGTTAATGTGTAACCTTGGTTggacttttgagttttgaattagCCTCTGTTTGGCTCTGTTTTGCTGCTTTTGCAGTTTTGGTTACTGAATTTGTGATCCTTTTAGTTACTGTTTGGCTCTGTTTTGTTGCTTTTGCAGTTTTGGTTACTGAATACTCTTTTTACTTATTTGCGGGTACTACATCTTCCTCAGCATCTAATGCAATGTCGGAGATGGGTTCATCATTGAAGCGTGGTTCGAGTGATATTGGATGGGAATATGCGGAGTTGGCGGATGCTTCAAACTTGGATAGGTGGAAGTGTAAGTTGTGTGGGAAATTAGTCAGTGGTGGGATATATCGAATGAAGCAACATATTGCCCACATCAAGGGAAATGTGGCTCCTTGTAAAAAGTCTTCGGATGAGGCTAAAGCCAAATGCAAGAATGTTATTGAAGAGGCAAATTctaagaagaaacaaaagagtAGACATGAAGCAAAAGTGAGGGAAGAAGTCATtcttgaaggagatgaagacaaTGAAGCGAGTCAAGGGACAAGAAGAATGTCGCATACTCTTGGGCCTATGGACAGTTTTGCATCCCCCATCGATCCGGATTCTTCATTGGATGCAAGTAGGAAGATGAGGCAACAAAATATCAATGATGTACTTTTCAAGCAAAGAACACATAGTGTGCATCAATACTTGGCTAGATGGGTGTATAAAGCTCGGATTCCTTTTCATGCCATTGATAGTGATAGCTTCAAGAGGTTTGTCGAAGCGGTTGGTCAATTTGGCCCGGGTTACCGACCACAAAGCCAATACCAATTAAGGAAGCCATTATTGAAGGAAGAGGTAGAGAGAACTAAAAGTTCATTGAAGAGACAAGAAGAAGAGTGGGCTTTGAATGGTTGCTCTATTATGACCGATGCTTGGAGAGACCGAAAAAGAATAAGTATCATGAATTTGTGTATCAATTGTGCGGAAGGCacaacttttctttcttctaaggAAGCATCAGATGAGGCACACACCGAGACATatatttttgaatatgtggacaAGTGCATTGAAGATGTTGGACCACAAAATGTGGTTCAAGTGATGACGAACAATGCTTCAAATAATATGGCAGCGGGAGATTTGATGAAGTTGAAGAGGCCAAACATAGTTTGGACTTCATgtgcaactcacaccttgaatctTATGCTTCAAGGAATTGGCAACCTACCTAGATTCAAAGGAGTGATTGAGAATGCAAAGAGCTTCACCATCTATATTTATGCACATCACAAGACTTTGCCATTGATGAGGAAGTTTACAAAGAAAAGAGATATAGTGAGGCCGGGAGTCACTAAATTTGCAACCGCTTTCCTCACTTTGCAAAGcttgatggagaagaagaatgagttgAGGGATGATTACTAATGATGAATGGAATGAAAGTAAACATGCAAAGAGTGTAAAGGGAAAGGCAGCTGTGAATATTGCGTTGAGTGCTTCTTTTCGGAATGGGGTAAGTCTTTGCTTGAAGGTGTTTGCCCCTTTAGTGAAGGTGCTTCGCCTTGTTGAAGGGGATAGAAAGCCATCAATGGGCTTTGTGTATGGAGAACTACTTAGAGCCAAAGAGGAGATTAAAATGGCATTCAAAGATCAAGAAGCTCACTATCGTCCAATCCTTGACATTGTTGATGGAAAAGCCCGTGATCGACTTGATAGTCCATTACATTTAGCGGGTTACCTCTTGAACCCTTACTACACATATGCCAATCCAAGCATTGAGAATGATAATGTGGTCATGGATGGGTTCTTCACTTGTGTTGAGGTTTTCTTTCCCGATGACATTCAAACTCAAAGTTTGGTGACAAATGTAGAATTGCACAAGTATTTGAAGAAAGAGGGTGGATTTGGAAGAGCTTTGGCTAAGGTGGGAAGCGCACAAAATGATGACACTTATAATCCGGGTAAGAAAtactaacttatttttttgtataGCCAATtgttattgatttgtttgttttgcttttgGAGTTTGGCTAATTCGATCataattgttgttgttttgtttatatttattttttttagttttgtgaTGGAATATTTATGGAAACCTTGTACCAAAATTGCAAAGTATGGCTAAAAGGATACTTTCATTGACCACAAGCTCATCCGGatgtgagagaaattggagcGCTTTTGAGGGGGTAAGTACTTATTTAGTTATGCATTTTGTTAAGTTTATAAGCATGTAGAATGTAGTTTACTAATTATTTAGAAACTCATaatatacaatttttttttctttatgtagaTCCATACAAAGAAAAGGAATAGACTAGATGCAATGAGATTAAACAATTTAGTCTATGTCCAATTCAATGCCAAGATCATCAACAAGAACAGAAGAATGAAAGAGAAGAATGTGGATGTATTACTTACTAGTGAAGCTACTATGGCCCAAGGATGGATTGTGGATGGTGGTGATGAAGATGTTGAGTTCAATCTTACTGGTGAAGTAGTTGGAGAGGGATCGGGATTGGGAGTGGATAATAGTTTAGAGCCTAGGAGAAGTTGTAGACTTCAAGAAATTagagaacttcatgaggaggatTTTGTAtcggatgaagaggaagaagatgggatggattttgagtttgagtCTGATGAGGAGGGAGTAGTAGAGggatatggagaagaagaatttgaggattagGCTTGGAAGAatcaaatttgcaattttttaAGCTTTCTAAGAACTTATTGTTGACTTGTTGTTGAACATTTTATCTATATTTTGagtatttttactattttcaaaCATGGTAAtaccttttatatttttatttatataattatatgttataaaaataaaattaaaattaaaaaaaaaaaaaaaaaaccgcctaggcccctaggcgctagtcctcGGCCTTCCCctcgactagcgcctagcgttttttagaaccttggttggaggtaggtttgctctggagaggctttgataatctgtgcgattggttgattgaagagttgtgtctATTTCATCCTTgcaacctggtatttataccttagGGTTTTGACTGTTCCTTACCaaagaaggattattgattgaagattcctattcaatctctgctacttgactccaacaAGGGAtcattttccttatggatcttgGAATGGGTAAAactataacccaaacccaagcagacttaattttgggccgcaggtatcggcccactaTGCTAAATCCCCcaaagggatcttgccaaaaatacttttgggctcaaacattgccccccaggccccgagaTCAGGCCCGTGAAAATTGTAAATGATCGAAGGGGACTTATACGACACGCCTAATGGCTGAAACGAGGCCATTAATGAAGACTTGCGTCTATTCGCTTGCTAAATGTCTTTTGGTcacatcgtttccctcacaaaatctcttatttaaatTCGGTCGCCGTCAGTTCAGACCCATCACATCAAACTTTCTATgtctcttaaacccagaaaaaccccTTCGTTCCAAACCATTTCCTTCaatagaaacccagaaatggctcccgcTAAGAAAATCATCATCGATCAGGAGGACGAAATCAACGAAAATGCCGCTTACACATGGGGAACTAGCATCGGTGCCCGCTGCCTCACTCAAACTACTATCTAAAGGCCTCTGCTACTCAGACTCCCCAATTCTCATGCCGGACTGGGTCCTTCCCCGCAAGATTCCATCCCTGCAGATGCTCTTGCCTTTTATGGTCTACCCATCCATcggcccattccagtcctccgaaggaccccTGGAGATTTCAGTAGTTGGGGCTCGAACCGGCGCGGAGCTAAGATAGGGTTTTGGCCCGCCAGCAACACGGCGGAGCTCTCCTAGTATCGGGAAGCGCAAGCACAAGATCTGGCTCGTTGGAACGAGGCGGGGATCACCAACACTATTGATCTGTGCTTCCAACTTCCGCGCGGAGGCAATCGTGCCCCGCTGGCTGCCATTCTGTATTTCTGGAACACCGCCACCAAGACCTTTGATTTCCTTTTCAGCCAAATGAGCGTCACGCTGCTGGACATCCTCACCATTATCGGTCTACCCATCGACGGTGAGCCATACGTGCATGGCCAATTCGACTCCATAAAAATTCACTTCAACAACGGCTCAAACCGGCCACGACACTTACAACGGCTCATACCCACGGTGGTTAGGTCATTATCGCAAGGAGCACAATGCGACTGGTGGTATTGCTTTTCTAGAGTACTGGCTCTGTAAGTACATTTT
It encodes:
- the LOC112164017 gene encoding uncharacterized protein LOC112164017, coding for MSEMGSSLKRGSSDIGWEYAELADASNLDRWKCKLCGKLVSGGIYRMKQHIAHIKGNVAPCKKSSDEAKAKCKNVIEEANSKKKQKSRHEAKVREEVILEGDEDNEASQGTRRMSHTLGPMDSFASPIDPDSSLDASRKMRQQNINDVLFKQRTHSVHQYLARWVYKARIPFHAIDSDSFKRFVEAVGQFGPGYRPQSQYQLRKPLLKEEVERTKSSLKRQEEEWALNGCSIMTDAWRDRKRISIMNLCINCAEGTTFLSSKEASDEAHTETYIFEYVDKCIEDVGPQNVVQVMTNNASNNMAAGDLMKLKRPNIVWTSCATHTLNLMLQGIGNLPRFKGVIENAKSFTIYIYAHHKTLPLMRKFTKKRDIVRPGVTKFATAFLTLQSLMEKKNELRDDY